One Bacillota bacterium DNA window includes the following coding sequences:
- a CDS encoding transposase, with the protein PAVLLRQAHHRRRLRTTNGVERLNQEVRRRERVIRIFPNEDSALRLIGAVLIEIDEAWSTGHRYFDMEQYWRWRAGPTDEDAGAMSDAEDHAA; encoded by the coding sequence CGCCGGCGGTATTGCTCAGGCAGGCTCATCACCGCCGGCGCCTGAGGACCACCAACGGCGTCGAGAGGCTCAACCAGGAAGTCCGCAGGCGGGAGCGAGTCATCCGTATCTTCCCGAACGAGGACTCAGCACTGCGGCTGATCGGGGCAGTGCTCATTGAGATAGACGAGGCCTGGTCTACCGGTCACCGGTACTTCGATATGGAACAGTACTGGCGATGGAGAGCCGGCCCCACAGATGAAGATGCCGGCGCAATGAGCGACGCGGAGGACCATGCAGCCTGA
- a CDS encoding M23 family metallopeptidase, translating to MSEDMMAQMEQGSYGRSGRIAQYALCRLLRAAAKWLANAVLPVMTVPLAIALVCFLGVSLFMAWTFGAAPIDAQNLPERALYEKSAQEYFPEVIAPDAEEERHRVPWGLLYAIDHVAGTIEGGDIEFHGNESALALRPDFEYRDSTVIHEKRIEKDDGTTEVVRTETPVRLLARAHTYKGVYTYSYRWVTERDEGVRTMREVQDGWDFRGDTSKLEALLRERLDEEPSPELVMMVDKAGEAFTSGQESMEWLVDEEEMWITEAMGNNWESALPPAEGEFVWPVSAPMTSSFGNRPHPIFRMTRFHAGIDFGVKPGTPVRCTNDGVVRYAGRAGGYGLLVAVDHGGGIVSLYGHNLTALVGAGDSVERGQVICLSGDSGASTGPHLHFEIRSRGKPVDPIEIVANGGESRL from the coding sequence ACGCCGTGTTGCCCGTTATGACGGTTCCCCTTGCAATAGCCCTTGTTTGCTTCTTGGGAGTCAGTCTCTTCATGGCGTGGACATTCGGCGCCGCTCCTATTGACGCCCAGAACCTGCCCGAGAGAGCGCTCTACGAGAAGAGCGCTCAGGAATACTTTCCGGAAGTGATTGCCCCTGACGCGGAAGAGGAGCGGCACAGGGTCCCGTGGGGGCTGCTATATGCCATCGATCATGTGGCGGGCACCATTGAAGGCGGAGACATTGAGTTTCATGGCAATGAAAGCGCCCTTGCGCTAAGGCCGGATTTTGAGTATAGGGACTCGACGGTCATCCATGAGAAAAGGATCGAGAAGGACGACGGAACCACAGAGGTAGTCCGGACTGAGACCCCCGTAAGGCTCTTGGCCAGAGCCCACACCTACAAAGGTGTCTACACCTACTCGTACCGGTGGGTCACAGAGCGAGACGAGGGCGTCCGCACAATGCGCGAGGTGCAAGACGGTTGGGACTTCCGCGGGGACACGAGCAAACTGGAGGCGCTTTTGAGGGAACGCCTTGACGAAGAGCCGTCCCCCGAGCTTGTGATGATGGTCGACAAGGCTGGCGAAGCCTTCACAAGCGGCCAAGAGAGCATGGAGTGGCTAGTCGACGAAGAGGAAATGTGGATTACCGAAGCCATGGGAAACAATTGGGAGAGCGCTCTCCCCCCAGCGGAAGGCGAGTTCGTCTGGCCAGTCAGCGCGCCTATGACATCATCGTTCGGGAACCGCCCACATCCTATCTTTAGGATGACTCGGTTTCATGCGGGCATTGATTTCGGCGTAAAGCCGGGTACGCCGGTCAGGTGTACGAACGACGGTGTGGTTCGGTACGCCGGAAGAGCGGGAGGCTACGGGCTGCTCGTTGCGGTGGACCACGGCGGAGGGATAGTTAGTCTCTACGGCCACAACCTGACGGCCCTTGTCGGGGCCGGAGATTCTGTTGAACGGGGGCAAGTCATTTGCCTGTCCGGGGATTCCGGGGCGAGTACTGGGCCACACCTGCACTTCGAGATCAGGAGCAGGGGCAAGCCTGTCGACCCAATCGAGATAGTAGCGAACGGGGGTGAATCAAGGCTGTGA